A single window of Athene noctua chromosome 1, bAthNoc1.hap1.1, whole genome shotgun sequence DNA harbors:
- the TCF21 gene encoding transcription factor 21 — translation MSTGSLSDVEDLQEVEMLECDGLKMDTNKEFGASTESNEEGSNGENGSPQKGRGASGKRKKAPPKKSPLNGVSQEGKQVQRNAANARERARMRVLSKAFSRLKTTLPWVPPDTKLSKLDTLRLASSYIAHLRQILANDKYENGYIHPVNLTWPFMVAGKPESDLKEVVNTNRLCGPTAS, via the exons ATGTCCACTGGGTCCCTCAGTGATGTGGAAGATCTGCAGGAGGTGGAGATGCTGGAGTGCGATGGCCTGAAAATGGATACTAACAAAGAGTTTGGGGCGTCCACCGAGAGCAACGAGGAGGGATCCAATGGCGAGAATGGCTCCCCTCAGAAGGGGAGAGGGGCCTCgggcaagaggaaaaaagctcCCCCCAAGAAGAGCCCTTTAAATGGAGTGAGCCAGGAGGGAAAGCAGGTCCAGAGAAACGCTGCCAACGCCAGGGAGAGGGCGAGGATGAGGGTCCTTAGCAAAGCCTTCTCCAGGCTTAAGACCACCCTGCCCTGGGTGCCCCCAGACACCAAGCTTTCCAAACTGGACACCTTGAGGTTGGCCTCCAGCTACATCGCTCACCTGAGGCAGATCCTGGCCAATGACAAGTATGAAAATGGCTACATCCACCCAGTCAACCTG ACTTGGCCTTTTATGGTAGCCGGCAAACCCGAGAGTGACCTGAAAGAAGTGGTGAACACAAACCGCTTGTGCGGCCCGACGGCATCCTGA